One part of the Haliotis asinina isolate JCU_RB_2024 chromosome 2, JCU_Hal_asi_v2, whole genome shotgun sequence genome encodes these proteins:
- the LOC137274045 gene encoding RNA-binding protein 41-like isoform X2, with the protein MSKFHNRRRLLEDQDSYRKTGVPCGNPQRYGTQEVVRMDPVTCLGKHKLTGADLETEGEKQLQALAKKQLNTNVSLREQYAQHRSFASSGEYNPAAKTLCGVSHLEKYKEVVKQDGAVEELKKCGLTPEEVELKLSQRGSGERSSYGLDPEVYRGRLDEIDRRISEKARAVDNASRANTGVKEMGRHELEIEHRLTGENSQARSLSDYLTKQKVIKGDPNDPINQLPDLLSNIEEKGRGKKDSRGERHRMVYSVRDDTEAGEDLGTERERFIGPQLPPEVHSDDQGPALDGAASPQPATVDEEGRRAIVDTVEDVPEEIIKKYRLDLEEIRALPRFENYFPGEPSNTRRPLQQLWNL; encoded by the exons ATGTCAAAGTTTCACAACAGACGGAGACTTTTAGAAGACCAGGATTCGTATAGAAAGACCGGCGTACCATG TGGGAACCCACAGCGGTATGGCACTCAGGAGGTGGTGCGGATGGATCCGGTCACGTGTCTGGGAAAACACAAGCTGACTGGCGCAGACCTCGAGACCGAGGGCGAAAAACAGTTGCAGGCACTGGCCAAAAAGCAGCTGAACACAAATGTTTCTCTCCGAGA GCAGTATGCCCAGCACCGTAGCTTTGCTTCGTCGGGCGAGTATAATCCGGCAGCTAAAACCTTGTGTGGAGTTTCCCATCTTGAAAAGTACAAGGAGGTGGTGAAACAGGACGGCGCAGTGGAGGAGCTCAAGAAGTGTGGTCTGACACCAGAGGAGGTTGAACTCAAACTGAGTCAGAGAGGAAGT GGAGAGAGGTCGAGTTATGGCCTTGACCCAGAAGTCTACAGAGGCCGACTTGACGAGATCGATCGGCGCATCTCGGAGAAGGCAAGGGCAGTGGACAATGCCAGCAGGGCTAACACGGGCGTGAAGGAGATGGGTCGCCATGAGCTGGAAATCGAACACAGACTCACAGGGGAGAACAGTCAAGCACGATCCTTGTCAGATTACCTCACCAAACAGAAAGTTATAAAAGGCGATCCAAACGATCCTATCAACCAACTGCCGGATCTGTTGTCAAACATTGAAGAAAAAGGACGCGGGAAGAAAGACAGTAGAGGTGAACGTCATAGAATGGTTTACTCTGTGCGGGATGACACAGAGGCTGGCGAGGACTTGGGTACAGAAAGGGAAAGGTTTATTGGACCCCAACTGCCACCGGAAGTCCACTCGGACGATCAAGGACCTGCGCTAGATGGCGCTGCTTCTCCCCAACCTGCGACTGTAGATGAAGAAGGACGACGGGCGATTGTAGACACAGTAGAAGACGTACCGGAAGAAATTATAAAGAAATATCGCTTGGACCTCGAGGAAATCAGAGCACTTCCTAGATTTGAGAACTACTTTCCTGGGGAACCGTCAAAC acACGGAGACCGCTACAGCAGCTCTGGAACTTGTAA
- the LOC137274040 gene encoding MSL complex subunit 3-like isoform X2, with the protein MSTRGIRFNFSVGELVLCFEPDPTKARVLYDAKVLDCQVTKDKHGHRIAAYHIHFQGWNSSWDRIVGENYILKNTEENRTLMKKLADTAKRYRKNSQRRRKIDDILSSSFRGKIPILDSDTDDSDNSGDDDDNDGEDGDDDGRSSGDDSSNDTASETRERRRATHTPVDIDIPDILKSRLEDDYVAIIHGDKLTKLPASPCVIEVLEGFMKTFCVNLLCEPSEKEKESRRNNNNGHEHTMLCPPATSIALCKELVDGLRICFDFTIPIILLYDVEREQYNHVMTTIKPPESKKEEKPTSSTSSAVTEEPAAKKQKGAPKQSKHSEEFDNVELSPRRITRRSATHDDAPSSPTVSSTVKHERKRGWRGRGGGGRGGSHSSSHVVKSEPLSDSDIGGSDSAPPPVGNPPVPGSCSGSKDGASEHGYRKEDFLESVLSWQLFPVDSRSKYDITPSQIYGVNHFLRLFVKLPEILNKMDMEDCKMRTLMKLIHHLLRYLVERQEDLFGDIVYIDR; encoded by the exons ATGTCTACGAGGGGCATTAGATTTAATTTTTCAGTAGGGGAGTTAGTTCTTTGTTTTGAACCAGATCCGACGAAAGCAAGAGTTTTATATGATGCAAAG GTGCTGGATTGTCAAGTGACCAAGGACAAACATGGTCACAGAATTGCTGCCTACCACATTCATTTTCAAGGATGGAATAGCAG CTGGGATCGCATTGTTGGGGAaaactacattttaaaaaacacaGAAGAAAATAGAACCTTGATGAAGAAACTTGCAGACACAGCTAAGAGATA TCGTAAAAACAGTCAGCGTCGCAGGAAGATAGATGACATCTTAAGTTCCTCATTCCGAGGAAAGATCCCCATACTGGACAGCGATACTGACGACAGTGACAACAGtggagatgatgatgacaatgatggggAAGATGGCGATGATGATGGGAGATCATCTGGTGATGAT AGTTCCAATGATACAGCCAGTGAAACACGAGAGCGTCGTAGG GCAACTCACACACCAGTGGACATAGATATCCCCGACATATTGAAGAGCCGACTGGAAGATGACTACGTTGCCATTATCCATGGGGACAAG CTGACAAAGTTGCCGGCAAGTCCATGTGTCATCGAGGTGTTGGAGGGCTTCATGAAGACGTTCTGTGTCAACCTGCTGTGTGAACCCAGTGAGAAGGAGAAAGAGAGCCGTCGCAACAACAACAATGGCCATGAACACACCATGCTCTGTCCACCAGCCACCAG CATTGCACTGTGTAAGGAGCTTGTGGATGGGCTGAGGATCTGCTTTGACTTCACCATCCCCATCATTTTGCTGTATGATGTGGAACGTGAACAGTACAACCATGTCATGACCACCATCAAACCTCCAGAGAGTAAGAAGGAAGAAAA GCCAACTAGTTCAACTTCCTCTGCCGTCACTGAGGAACCTGCAGCCAAAAAACAAAAAGGAGCACCGAAACAAAGTAAACATTCAGAAGAGTTTGATAATGTGGAACTGTCACCACGAAGAATCACACGAAGATCTGCCACCCATGATGATGCTCCATCCTCACCCACCGTCTCGTCCACTGTCAAGCACGAGAGGAAGCGGGGCTGGAGGGGACGGGGAGGAGGTGGAAGAGGAGGCAGTCACTCTTCCTCTCATGTTGTGAAATCGGAACCTTTAAGTGACAGTGACATAGGTGGTTCTGACTCTGCCCCTCCCCCAGTGGGAAATCCCCCTGTTCCTGGAAGCTGCAGTGGCAGCAAGGATGGAGCATCAGAACACGGTTACAGGAAGGAGGACTTTCTAGAAAGtgtgttgtcatggcaactATTTCCGGTGGATTCCCGATCCAAATATGATATCACACCTTCACAGATATATGGTGTTAACCATTTTCTCAGACTTTTTG TGAAGTTGCCGGAGATTCTGAACAAGATGGACATGGAGGACTGCAAGATGAGAACTTTGATGAAACTCATCCACCATCTTCTCAG GTACCTGGTGGAGAGACAGGAGGATTTGTTCGGGGACATAgtatacatagatagatag
- the LOC137274040 gene encoding MSL complex subunit 3-like isoform X1, giving the protein MSTRGIRFNFSVGELVLCFEPDPTKARVLYDAKVLDCQVTKDKHGHRIAAYHIHFQGWNSSWDRIVGENYILKNTEENRTLMKKLADTAKRYTFSGSRKNSQRRRKIDDILSSSFRGKIPILDSDTDDSDNSGDDDDNDGEDGDDDGRSSGDDSSNDTASETRERRRATHTPVDIDIPDILKSRLEDDYVAIIHGDKLTKLPASPCVIEVLEGFMKTFCVNLLCEPSEKEKESRRNNNNGHEHTMLCPPATSIALCKELVDGLRICFDFTIPIILLYDVEREQYNHVMTTIKPPESKKEEKPTSSTSSAVTEEPAAKKQKGAPKQSKHSEEFDNVELSPRRITRRSATHDDAPSSPTVSSTVKHERKRGWRGRGGGGRGGSHSSSHVVKSEPLSDSDIGGSDSAPPPVGNPPVPGSCSGSKDGASEHGYRKEDFLESVLSWQLFPVDSRSKYDITPSQIYGVNHFLRLFVKLPEILNKMDMEDCKMRTLMKLIHHLLRYLVERQEDLFGDIVYIDR; this is encoded by the exons ATGTCTACGAGGGGCATTAGATTTAATTTTTCAGTAGGGGAGTTAGTTCTTTGTTTTGAACCAGATCCGACGAAAGCAAGAGTTTTATATGATGCAAAG GTGCTGGATTGTCAAGTGACCAAGGACAAACATGGTCACAGAATTGCTGCCTACCACATTCATTTTCAAGGATGGAATAGCAG CTGGGATCGCATTGTTGGGGAaaactacattttaaaaaacacaGAAGAAAATAGAACCTTGATGAAGAAACTTGCAGACACAGCTAAGAGATA CACTTTTTCTGGCAGTCGTAAAAACAGTCAGCGTCGCAGGAAGATAGATGACATCTTAAGTTCCTCATTCCGAGGAAAGATCCCCATACTGGACAGCGATACTGACGACAGTGACAACAGtggagatgatgatgacaatgatggggAAGATGGCGATGATGATGGGAGATCATCTGGTGATGAT AGTTCCAATGATACAGCCAGTGAAACACGAGAGCGTCGTAGG GCAACTCACACACCAGTGGACATAGATATCCCCGACATATTGAAGAGCCGACTGGAAGATGACTACGTTGCCATTATCCATGGGGACAAG CTGACAAAGTTGCCGGCAAGTCCATGTGTCATCGAGGTGTTGGAGGGCTTCATGAAGACGTTCTGTGTCAACCTGCTGTGTGAACCCAGTGAGAAGGAGAAAGAGAGCCGTCGCAACAACAACAATGGCCATGAACACACCATGCTCTGTCCACCAGCCACCAG CATTGCACTGTGTAAGGAGCTTGTGGATGGGCTGAGGATCTGCTTTGACTTCACCATCCCCATCATTTTGCTGTATGATGTGGAACGTGAACAGTACAACCATGTCATGACCACCATCAAACCTCCAGAGAGTAAGAAGGAAGAAAA GCCAACTAGTTCAACTTCCTCTGCCGTCACTGAGGAACCTGCAGCCAAAAAACAAAAAGGAGCACCGAAACAAAGTAAACATTCAGAAGAGTTTGATAATGTGGAACTGTCACCACGAAGAATCACACGAAGATCTGCCACCCATGATGATGCTCCATCCTCACCCACCGTCTCGTCCACTGTCAAGCACGAGAGGAAGCGGGGCTGGAGGGGACGGGGAGGAGGTGGAAGAGGAGGCAGTCACTCTTCCTCTCATGTTGTGAAATCGGAACCTTTAAGTGACAGTGACATAGGTGGTTCTGACTCTGCCCCTCCCCCAGTGGGAAATCCCCCTGTTCCTGGAAGCTGCAGTGGCAGCAAGGATGGAGCATCAGAACACGGTTACAGGAAGGAGGACTTTCTAGAAAGtgtgttgtcatggcaactATTTCCGGTGGATTCCCGATCCAAATATGATATCACACCTTCACAGATATATGGTGTTAACCATTTTCTCAGACTTTTTG TGAAGTTGCCGGAGATTCTGAACAAGATGGACATGGAGGACTGCAAGATGAGAACTTTGATGAAACTCATCCACCATCTTCTCAG GTACCTGGTGGAGAGACAGGAGGATTTGTTCGGGGACATAgtatacatagatagatag
- the LOC137274045 gene encoding RNA-binding protein 41-like isoform X1: MSKFHNRRRLLEDQDSYRKTGVPCGNPQRYGTQEVVRMDPVTCLGKHKLTGADLETEGEKQLQALAKKQLNTNVSLREQYAQHRSFASSGEYNPAAKTLCGVSHLEKYKEVVKQDGAVEELKKCGLTPEEVELKLSQRGSGERSSYGLDPEVYRGRLDEIDRRISEKARAVDNASRANTGVKEMGRHELEIEHRLTGENSQARSLSDYLTKQKVIKGDPNDPINQLPDLLSNIEEKGRGKKDSRGERHRMVYSVRDDTEAGEDLGTERERFIGPQLPPEVHSDDQGPALDGAASPQPATVDEEGRRAIVDTVEDVPEEIIKKYRLDLEEIRALPRFENYFPGEPSNVLYLKNLSSLVSERDLVSLFDRFEDDKVKIVYRLMSGRMRGQAFVTFPNTETATAALELVNGYHFRGKPIIIQYGRKSAGKVT; encoded by the exons ATGTCAAAGTTTCACAACAGACGGAGACTTTTAGAAGACCAGGATTCGTATAGAAAGACCGGCGTACCATG TGGGAACCCACAGCGGTATGGCACTCAGGAGGTGGTGCGGATGGATCCGGTCACGTGTCTGGGAAAACACAAGCTGACTGGCGCAGACCTCGAGACCGAGGGCGAAAAACAGTTGCAGGCACTGGCCAAAAAGCAGCTGAACACAAATGTTTCTCTCCGAGA GCAGTATGCCCAGCACCGTAGCTTTGCTTCGTCGGGCGAGTATAATCCGGCAGCTAAAACCTTGTGTGGAGTTTCCCATCTTGAAAAGTACAAGGAGGTGGTGAAACAGGACGGCGCAGTGGAGGAGCTCAAGAAGTGTGGTCTGACACCAGAGGAGGTTGAACTCAAACTGAGTCAGAGAGGAAGT GGAGAGAGGTCGAGTTATGGCCTTGACCCAGAAGTCTACAGAGGCCGACTTGACGAGATCGATCGGCGCATCTCGGAGAAGGCAAGGGCAGTGGACAATGCCAGCAGGGCTAACACGGGCGTGAAGGAGATGGGTCGCCATGAGCTGGAAATCGAACACAGACTCACAGGGGAGAACAGTCAAGCACGATCCTTGTCAGATTACCTCACCAAACAGAAAGTTATAAAAGGCGATCCAAACGATCCTATCAACCAACTGCCGGATCTGTTGTCAAACATTGAAGAAAAAGGACGCGGGAAGAAAGACAGTAGAGGTGAACGTCATAGAATGGTTTACTCTGTGCGGGATGACACAGAGGCTGGCGAGGACTTGGGTACAGAAAGGGAAAGGTTTATTGGACCCCAACTGCCACCGGAAGTCCACTCGGACGATCAAGGACCTGCGCTAGATGGCGCTGCTTCTCCCCAACCTGCGACTGTAGATGAAGAAGGACGACGGGCGATTGTAGACACAGTAGAAGACGTACCGGAAGAAATTATAAAGAAATATCGCTTGGACCTCGAGGAAATCAGAGCACTTCCTAGATTTGAGAACTACTTTCCTGGGGAACCGTCAAAC GTGTTGTATCTGAAAAACCTGTCTTCCCTTGTGTCGGAGCGGGATCTTGTGTCTCTGTTCGACCGTTTCGAGGACGACAAGGTCAAGATCGTATACAGACTCATGTCAGGCCGGATGCGAGGACAAGCTTTCGTTACTTTCCCTA acACGGAGACCGCTACAGCAGCTCTGGAACTTGTAAATGGATACCACTTCCGTGGCAAGCCCATCATTATCCAGTACGGAAGGAAGTCGGCCGGGAAGGTTACCTAG